A window from Streptomyces sp. NBC_00271 encodes these proteins:
- a CDS encoding SGNH/GDSL hydrolase family protein, whose translation MLRFMPVGDSMTIGSAGEHTWRYRMWQHLRATYGGPFRIVGPRETLYDKATESPDSHEYADPDFPRAHLAGWGEGWQHMVPLIGEAVRTQRADVLLVSLGLIDLGFYTNAVQTAANARAFVAEARAANPRIHLVLLPVIPNVRAESDAPFAAEVAAFNELLAKAVADLDEPRSPVLLASPPPGYDVHHDTYDGTHPNASGEHKIAEAFAEAMYQAWDLGEPYSA comes from the coding sequence ATGCTCAGGTTCATGCCCGTCGGCGACTCCATGACGATCGGAAGCGCGGGCGAACACACATGGCGTTACCGAATGTGGCAGCACCTGCGCGCGACGTACGGGGGCCCGTTCCGGATCGTCGGCCCGCGCGAGACGCTGTACGACAAGGCGACGGAGTCCCCCGACTCGCACGAGTACGCGGACCCGGACTTCCCGCGCGCCCACCTCGCGGGCTGGGGCGAGGGCTGGCAGCACATGGTGCCCCTGATCGGTGAGGCGGTCCGCACCCAGCGCGCGGACGTGCTCCTGGTCTCCCTCGGCCTGATCGACCTGGGCTTCTACACGAACGCCGTACAGACGGCGGCGAACGCCCGCGCCTTCGTCGCCGAGGCCCGTGCGGCGAACCCGCGCATCCACCTGGTCCTCCTCCCGGTGATACCGAACGTCCGCGCGGAGTCCGACGCGCCCTTCGCCGCCGAGGTCGCCGCCTTCAACGAACTCCTGGCGAAGGCGGTGGCCGACCTGGACGAGCCCCGCTCCCCCGTCCTCCTCGCCTCCCCGCCCCCCGGCTACGACGTCCACCACGACACGTACGACGGCACGCATCCCAACGCGTCCGGCGAGCACAAGATCGCGGAGGCCTTCGCGGAGGCGATGTACCAGGCCTGGGACCTGGGCGAGCCCTACTCGGCCTGA
- a CDS encoding MerR family transcriptional regulator, producing the protein MNDPLGPLCSIGELARRTGLTVKAIRFYSDRGIVPPTGRSPAGYRLYGADALARLDLVRTLRELGVGLADIRKVVARELSLSEVAAAHADALAVQIRTLRLRHAVLTAVARRDSSPEEMDLMHRLARLSADERRRLIDDFLDSVFAGSAGSGAFVGIRRSFTPELPDNPEPEQIAAWVELAELSQDGEFRAVVRRLVEHLEAEQAGARGGGPRPGLVPAVRELVGPVLAAGIEPGDGAAAPVVEALLAHDVHVLTRLEAVNDPRRERYTELLAVINGWPAPESLAPVLDWAVEALRVRG; encoded by the coding sequence ATGAATGACCCCCTTGGTCCGCTCTGCTCGATCGGTGAGCTGGCGCGGCGGACCGGGCTGACGGTCAAGGCGATTCGGTTCTACTCCGATCGGGGCATCGTGCCGCCGACCGGTCGAAGCCCGGCCGGCTACCGCCTCTACGGCGCCGACGCCCTCGCGCGTCTGGATCTCGTGCGGACCCTGCGTGAGCTGGGAGTGGGACTTGCGGACATCCGGAAGGTCGTGGCACGCGAGCTCTCGCTCTCCGAGGTCGCGGCAGCGCACGCGGACGCGCTCGCCGTGCAGATCCGTACCCTTCGGCTGCGGCACGCGGTGCTGACGGCGGTGGCCCGGCGCGACTCCAGCCCTGAGGAGATGGATCTCATGCACCGGTTGGCAAGGCTCTCCGCGGACGAACGCCGACGTCTGATCGACGACTTCCTCGACTCCGTCTTCGCCGGGTCGGCCGGGTCCGGCGCGTTCGTCGGGATCCGGCGCTCGTTCACCCCCGAACTGCCCGACAACCCCGAACCCGAACAGATCGCGGCCTGGGTGGAGTTGGCCGAGCTGTCCCAGGACGGGGAGTTCCGGGCCGTCGTGAGGCGGTTGGTCGAGCATCTGGAGGCGGAGCAGGCGGGTGCCCGGGGCGGCGGGCCCCGCCCCGGACTGGTCCCGGCCGTTCGTGAGCTGGTCGGCCCGGTCCTCGCGGCGGGGATCGAGCCGGGAGACGGTGCCGCCGCGCCGGTCGTCGAGGCGCTCCTCGCTCACGACGTACACGTCCTGACCCGGCTCGAAGCCGTCAACGACCCGCGCAGGGAGCGGTACACGGAGCTGCTCGCCGTCATCAACGGCTGGCCGGCCCCGGAGAGTCTGGCGCCCGTGCTGGACTGGGCCGTCGAGGCGCTGCGCGTCCGGGGTTGA
- a CDS encoding Uma2 family endonuclease: MTVLEDRIEMADANTKRLDEWFQRLERMPVPEGFRVEIVGGTVHMTPQRDTHWEIIRRIVRSVEDRFGMDVKVFSDVRIDFPGRENGFCPDVAKLSDSAEKDDEGRWHYKNVEFIAEVISQSTGSNDYGPKKTAYALAEVPVYLIADPYQGRCHLFTQPKDGEYVSELSVAFGVDIDLTTTPVGLTLKTDEFPRD, translated from the coding sequence ATGACCGTCCTTGAAGACAGGATCGAGATGGCCGACGCCAACACCAAGCGCTTGGACGAATGGTTCCAGCGGCTTGAGCGTATGCCCGTCCCCGAAGGATTCAGGGTTGAGATCGTCGGGGGCACCGTTCATATGACGCCGCAGCGTGACACCCACTGGGAGATCATCCGCAGGATTGTGCGGTCCGTCGAAGACAGGTTCGGGATGGACGTCAAAGTCTTCTCGGACGTCCGCATCGACTTCCCGGGCCGCGAGAACGGCTTCTGCCCTGATGTGGCCAAACTCAGCGACTCCGCCGAGAAGGACGACGAGGGCCGCTGGCATTACAAGAACGTCGAGTTCATCGCCGAGGTCATCTCGCAGAGTACGGGTTCCAACGACTACGGCCCCAAAAAGACCGCGTACGCACTCGCGGAGGTCCCCGTCTACCTCATCGCCGACCCCTACCAGGGCAGGTGCCACCTCTTCACCCAGCCCAAAGACGGCGAGTACGTCAGTGAGTTGTCCGTCGCCTTCGGGGTGGACATCGACCTCACCACCACCCCCGTCGGACTCACCCTCAAAACGGACGAGTTCCCCCGCGACTGA
- a CDS encoding aldo/keto reductase, producing MKYTQLGRTGLKVSRLVLGTMNFGPQTDEADSHAIMDAALDAGINYFDTANVYGWGENKGRTEEIIGNWFAKGGERRDKVVLATKVYGNMAADGDAWPNHDKLSALNIRRAVDASLKRLRTDYIDVYQFHHVDRRTPFEEIWQAVDVLVQQGKILYVGSSNFPGYKIAQANEIAARRHGTIGLVSEQCLYNLAERRAEMEVIPAAQEYGLGVIPWSPLQGGLLGGVIKKEVEGGRRASGRAADSLANTTIRAQVQSYEDLLDKHGIEPGEAALAWLLTRPGVTGPIVGPRTAAQLDSALRAVELELSDELLTGLDEIFPGPGPSPEAFAW from the coding sequence ATGAAGTACACGCAGCTCGGACGCACGGGACTCAAGGTCAGCCGACTCGTCCTCGGCACCATGAACTTCGGTCCGCAGACCGACGAAGCCGACAGCCACGCCATCATGGACGCGGCGCTGGACGCAGGAATCAACTACTTCGACACCGCGAACGTGTACGGCTGGGGCGAGAACAAGGGCCGTACGGAAGAGATCATCGGGAACTGGTTCGCGAAGGGCGGTGAGCGGCGCGACAAGGTCGTGCTCGCCACCAAGGTGTACGGGAACATGGCCGCCGACGGCGACGCCTGGCCCAACCACGACAAGCTTTCGGCCCTCAACATCCGACGGGCCGTGGACGCCTCCCTCAAGCGGCTCCGGACCGACTACATCGACGTCTACCAGTTCCACCACGTCGACCGCCGCACTCCCTTCGAGGAGATCTGGCAGGCCGTCGACGTACTGGTGCAGCAGGGCAAGATCCTCTACGTGGGGTCCAGCAACTTCCCCGGGTACAAGATCGCCCAGGCCAACGAGATCGCCGCCCGGCGCCACGGCACCATCGGTCTCGTCAGCGAGCAGTGCCTCTACAACCTCGCCGAGCGGCGCGCGGAGATGGAGGTCATCCCGGCCGCGCAGGAGTACGGCCTCGGGGTCATCCCCTGGTCTCCGCTGCAGGGCGGGCTGCTCGGCGGTGTCATCAAGAAGGAGGTCGAGGGCGGGCGCAGGGCGAGCGGCCGGGCCGCCGACTCCCTCGCGAACACCACCATCCGCGCGCAGGTCCAGTCGTACGAGGATCTGCTCGACAAGCACGGGATCGAGCCCGGCGAGGCCGCCCTGGCCTGGCTGCTGACCCGCCCCGGCGTCACCGGCCCCATCGTCGGCCCCCGTACCGCCGCACAGCTCGACTCGGCCCTGCGCGCGGTCGAGCTGGAGCTGTCGGACGAGCTGCTGACCGGCCTGGACGAGATCTTCCCGGGTCCGGGCCCGTCCCCGGAGGCCTTCGCCTGGTAA
- the thpR gene encoding RNA 2',3'-cyclic phosphodiesterase has translation MRLFAAVLPPQAAVRELGTMVDELHRLPGADGLRWTGRLGWHFTLAFYGEVAEELVQPLSDRLARAAHRTPSFPLALRGGGHFGGRALWTGVSGDVPTMRLLADRAEAAARKAGVGTGEHRRYRPHLTLARSRDTADFAPYVTALDAFAGRDWTVRELCLVRSNLPRSGLSGEQPRYETVARWPLDGAGG, from the coding sequence ATGAGACTCTTTGCGGCCGTGCTGCCACCTCAGGCCGCGGTGCGTGAACTCGGCACGATGGTGGACGAGTTGCACCGCCTGCCGGGCGCGGACGGACTGCGCTGGACGGGCCGCCTCGGCTGGCACTTCACCCTCGCCTTCTACGGCGAGGTGGCGGAAGAGCTCGTCCAGCCCCTGTCGGACCGCCTGGCCCGCGCGGCCCACCGCACGCCCTCCTTTCCCCTCGCCCTCCGCGGCGGCGGCCACTTCGGGGGCCGGGCGCTGTGGACCGGGGTGTCGGGAGACGTCCCTACGATGCGGCTGCTGGCCGACCGGGCGGAGGCGGCGGCGCGCAAGGCGGGCGTCGGGACGGGCGAGCACCGTCGCTACCGCCCGCACCTGACGCTGGCCCGCAGCCGCGACACCGCGGACTTCGCCCCGTACGTGACCGCCCTGGACGCCTTCGCCGGGCGGGACTGGACGGTCCGGGAGCTGTGTCTCGTACGCAGCAATCTGCCGAGGTCAGGACTCTCGGGGGAGCAGCCGCGCTACGAGACGGTGGCGCGCTGGCCGCTGGACGGGGCGGGCGGCTGA
- a CDS encoding MFS transporter → MFSSLRIRNYRLFFLGQVVSNTGTWMQRIAQDWLVLSLTGSSAAVGITTALQFLPMLLFGLYGGVLVDRLPKRPTLLATQTAMGVTGLALAFLTLSGHVQVWHVYLAAFAVGLATVVDNPARQSFVSEMVGPGQLQNAVSLNSANFQSARLVGPAVAGVLITGVGTGWAFLFNGLSFVAPLVGLLLMRARDLHPIERAPRGKGQLREGLRYVAGRPELIWPIVLVGFIGTFGFNFPVWLSAYADDIFHAGAGGYSLFNTLMAVGSVAGALLAARRGTARLRVLIAAAVAFGILEVAAALAPSFWLFALLMVPIGIFGLTVNVTANTAVQMGTDPAMRGRVMALFMMVFMGGTPLGAPLVGWVTDAYGARVGFALGGLVSAVAAITVGLVLARVGGLRLSVGWHRGHPQVSFVPREAGEQKERMATAV, encoded by the coding sequence ATGTTCAGCTCGCTGAGGATCAGGAACTACCGGCTGTTCTTCCTCGGCCAGGTTGTCTCCAACACCGGCACTTGGATGCAGCGCATCGCCCAGGACTGGCTGGTCCTGAGCCTCACCGGCTCCTCCGCCGCGGTCGGCATCACCACCGCGCTGCAGTTCCTGCCGATGCTGCTCTTCGGGCTGTACGGCGGCGTCCTCGTCGACCGCCTCCCCAAGCGCCCCACCCTGCTGGCCACCCAGACCGCCATGGGCGTCACCGGCCTCGCGCTCGCCTTCCTGACCCTCTCCGGACATGTCCAGGTCTGGCACGTCTACCTGGCGGCCTTCGCCGTCGGCCTCGCCACGGTCGTCGACAACCCGGCCCGCCAGTCCTTCGTCTCCGAGATGGTCGGCCCGGGCCAGCTGCAGAACGCGGTCAGCCTCAACTCCGCCAACTTCCAGTCCGCCCGCCTGGTCGGCCCCGCCGTCGCGGGCGTCCTGATCACCGGCGTGGGCACGGGCTGGGCGTTCCTCTTCAACGGCCTGTCCTTCGTGGCCCCCCTCGTCGGCCTGCTCCTGATGCGCGCCCGCGACCTGCACCCCATCGAGCGGGCGCCGCGCGGCAAGGGCCAGCTCCGCGAGGGCCTGCGCTATGTCGCCGGCCGCCCCGAGCTGATCTGGCCGATCGTCCTCGTCGGCTTCATCGGCACGTTCGGCTTCAACTTCCCGGTCTGGCTCTCGGCGTACGCGGACGACATCTTCCACGCGGGCGCCGGCGGGTACAGCCTCTTCAACACACTGATGGCGGTCGGCTCGGTGGCCGGCGCGCTGCTCGCCGCCCGCCGCGGCACGGCGAGACTGCGCGTCCTGATCGCGGCGGCCGTGGCCTTCGGCATCCTGGAAGTGGCGGCGGCCCTGGCCCCGTCCTTCTGGCTCTTCGCCCTCCTCATGGTCCCCATCGGGATCTTCGGTCTCACCGTCAACGTCACGGCGAACACCGCGGTCCAGATGGGCACCGACCCGGCCATGCGCGGCCGGGTGATGGCGCTGTTCATGATGGTCTTCATGGGCGGTACGCCCCTGGGGGCGCCCCTGGTCGGCTGGGTCACGGACGCCTACGGCGCCCGGGTCGGCTTCGCCCTCGGCGGCCTGGTCTCGGCCGTCGCCGCGATCACCGTCGGCCTGGTCCTGGCCCGCGTCGGCGGCCTGCGTCTGTCGGTGGGCTGGCATCGCGGCCACCCGCAGGTCAGCTTCGTACCGAGAGAAGCCGGGGAGCAGAAGGAGCGGATGGCCACGGCGGTGTGA
- a CDS encoding MarR family winged helix-turn-helix transcriptional regulator, with the protein MADLTHGDDAAAVNALRSAVMRLSRRLKHQRVDESLSPTEMSVLGTLARCGTATPGELARKEHVQPPSMTRIVALLEAKGLVRLEPHPEDRRQKVVTQTDKAEAMLEESRRKRNAFLAGLVEALDEDEWAKVREAAPVLEKLAQL; encoded by the coding sequence ATGGCTGACCTTACCCATGGCGACGACGCTGCCGCCGTGAACGCCCTGCGCTCCGCAGTAATGCGCCTGTCGCGTCGACTCAAGCACCAGCGGGTCGACGAGTCGCTGAGCCCGACCGAGATGTCGGTGCTCGGCACCCTCGCCCGCTGTGGCACCGCCACGCCCGGCGAGCTCGCCCGTAAGGAGCATGTGCAGCCACCGTCGATGACCCGCATCGTCGCGTTGCTGGAAGCCAAGGGCCTGGTCAGACTGGAGCCGCACCCCGAGGACCGGCGCCAGAAGGTCGTCACCCAGACCGACAAGGCCGAGGCGATGCTCGAGGAGAGCCGCCGCAAGCGCAACGCGTTCCTGGCCGGACTGGTCGAGGCCCTCGACGAGGACGAGTGGGCGAAGGTCCGCGAGGCCGCGCCCGTCCTCGAAAAGCTCGCGCAACTGTGA
- a CDS encoding NCS2 family permease produces MSTSATTKAPAPDQPGPGPAQGALDRYFKISERGSSLPREIRGGLATFFAMAYIIVLNPIILGSAKDMYGHHLDNGQLVTATALTAAFTTLLMGVIGNVPIALAAGLGVNTVVALQLAPRMSWPDAMGMVVLAGFIVMLLVATGLRERVMSAVPLGLRKGIAIGIGLFIMLIGLVDSGFVTRIPDIAQTTVPLQLGADGHLNGWPVLVFILGTLFTLALMVRKVPGAILISIVTMTVVAVIINAVAKVPSWGLTTPKWPGNPVATPDFGLVGKVSLFGGFDKVGVLTGILFVFTVLLSTFFDAMGTIMGISDEAKLTDAQGNMPGINKVLFVDGIAVAAGGATSSSATTCFVESTAGVGEGARTGFANVVTGALFAVALFLTPVATMVPSQAATPALIAVGFLIMSHSVKEIDWADHTIAIPAFVTMMMMPFTYSITNGIGMGFITFVVLRLAAGRAREIPVAMYVVSAVFAFYYLMPALGLT; encoded by the coding sequence ATGTCCACCTCGGCCACCACCAAGGCCCCCGCCCCGGACCAGCCGGGACCCGGCCCCGCGCAGGGCGCGCTGGACCGCTACTTCAAGATCTCCGAGCGCGGCAGCTCCCTGCCCCGCGAGATCCGAGGCGGTCTCGCCACCTTCTTCGCGATGGCCTACATCATCGTGCTGAACCCGATCATCCTGGGCAGCGCGAAGGACATGTACGGGCACCACCTGGACAACGGCCAGCTGGTCACCGCGACCGCCCTGACCGCGGCCTTCACCACGCTGCTCATGGGTGTCATCGGCAACGTGCCGATCGCGCTGGCGGCGGGCCTCGGCGTGAACACGGTCGTCGCCCTCCAGCTCGCCCCGCGGATGTCCTGGCCGGACGCCATGGGCATGGTCGTCCTCGCGGGCTTCATCGTGATGCTGCTTGTCGCGACCGGTCTGCGCGAGCGCGTCATGAGCGCTGTGCCGCTGGGCCTGCGCAAGGGCATTGCGATCGGTATCGGGCTGTTCATCATGCTGATCGGCCTGGTCGACTCCGGCTTCGTCACGCGCATCCCGGACATCGCGCAGACGACCGTGCCGCTCCAGCTCGGCGCCGACGGCCACCTCAACGGCTGGCCCGTCCTGGTCTTCATCCTCGGCACGCTGTTCACCCTCGCGCTGATGGTGCGCAAGGTGCCCGGCGCGATCCTGATCTCGATCGTCACGATGACGGTCGTCGCGGTGATCATCAACGCCGTCGCCAAGGTCCCGTCCTGGGGTCTGACCACCCCGAAGTGGCCGGGCAACCCGGTCGCCACCCCGGACTTCGGGCTTGTCGGCAAGGTCAGTCTCTTCGGTGGCTTCGACAAGGTCGGCGTGCTGACCGGCATCCTCTTCGTGTTCACCGTGCTGCTGTCGACCTTCTTCGACGCGATGGGCACGATCATGGGCATCAGCGACGAGGCCAAGCTGACCGACGCGCAGGGCAACATGCCCGGCATCAACAAGGTCCTCTTCGTCGACGGCATCGCGGTTGCCGCGGGCGGCGCGACCTCCTCCTCCGCCACCACCTGCTTCGTGGAGTCCACGGCGGGCGTCGGCGAGGGCGCCCGCACCGGCTTCGCGAACGTCGTCACCGGTGCGCTCTTCGCCGTGGCGCTGTTCCTCACCCCGGTCGCCACGATGGTCCCGTCCCAGGCCGCCACGCCCGCGCTCATCGCGGTCGGTTTCCTGATCATGTCCCACTCGGTCAAGGAGATCGACTGGGCGGACCACACGATCGCCATCCCGGCCTTCGTGACGATGATGATGATGCCGTTCACCTACTCGATCACGAACGGCATCGGCATGGGCTTCATCACCTTCGTGGTACTGCGCCTGGCCGCCGGCCGCGCCCGGGAGATCCCGGTCGCGATGTACGTCGTCTCGGCGGTGTTCGCCTTCTACTATCTGATGCCGGCCCTGGGCCTGACGTAA
- a CDS encoding DUF2530 domain-containing protein has protein sequence MAKWTPKHEAPEPLEGPVVATITGGTILWFVLFLVQLPFYGWFDDHGHLWWVWTCLAGAGLGLIGIWYVRGRDAALKKAAAEAEQQPSATTE, from the coding sequence ATGGCGAAGTGGACCCCCAAGCACGAGGCGCCGGAGCCCCTGGAGGGGCCCGTCGTCGCCACCATCACGGGCGGCACGATCCTCTGGTTCGTCCTCTTCCTGGTGCAGCTGCCGTTCTACGGCTGGTTCGACGACCACGGGCACCTGTGGTGGGTGTGGACCTGCCTGGCCGGCGCGGGCCTCGGCCTGATCGGCATCTGGTACGTCCGTGGGCGCGACGCCGCCCTCAAGAAGGCCGCCGCCGAAGCGGAGCAACAGCCCTCCGCCACTACGGAGTAA
- a CDS encoding cation-translocating P-type ATPase, with protein sequence MTHIDAGAELDPVHPVPLPASKRAPGLSAAEVAERVARGEVNDVPVRSSRSISEIVRANVFTRFNAIIGVLWLIMLFVAPFQDSLFGYVIIANTGIGIIQEWRAKKTLDSLAVIGEAKPTVRRDGVAGEVSTSEIVLDDMIEIGPGDKIVVDGSCVEADGLEIDESLLTGEADPVVKHAGDEVMSGSFVVAGGGAFTATKVGREAYAAQLAEEASRFTLVHSELRSGISTILKYVTWMMIPTAIGLVISQLVVKQHGFKDSIARTVGGIVPMVPEGLVLLTSVAFAIGVIRLGRKQCLVQELPAIEGLARIDTVCLDKTGTLTEGGMDVTELRPIQGADETYIRKALGALGESDPRPNASLQAIINSYPDSEDWRCTESLPFSSARKYSGASFSEGNGESSTWLLGAPDVLLPDDDPALAETARLNEDGLRVLLLAKASKDLDDPKVTQGARPTALVVLEQRLRPDAADTLRYFAEQDVKAKVISGDNAVSVGAVAGKLGLSGTVVDARHLPDEKEEMAKSLDKGTVFGRVTPQQKRDMVGALQSRGHTVAMTGDGVNDVLALKDADIGVSMGSGSEATRAVAQIVLLNNSFSTLPSVVAEGRRVIGNITRVATLFLVKTVYSVLLAILVVCWRVEYPFLPRHLTLLSTLTIGIPAFFLALAPNTERARPHFVQRVMRYSIPGGVVAAVATFITYMVARQHYTGPGELDAETSAATLTLFLISMWVLAIVARPYTWWRVALVASMGLAFLVVLIVPWLQHFFALKLVGVQMPWIAVGISVVAAATLEFLWRWVDRRFPA encoded by the coding sequence ATGACGCACATCGACGCGGGCGCCGAACTCGATCCTGTTCACCCCGTGCCCCTGCCCGCCTCCAAGCGGGCCCCGGGGCTGTCCGCCGCCGAAGTGGCCGAACGGGTCGCCCGCGGCGAGGTGAACGACGTCCCCGTGCGCAGCAGCCGCTCCATCAGCGAGATCGTCCGCGCCAACGTCTTCACCCGGTTCAACGCGATCATCGGTGTGCTCTGGCTGATCATGCTGTTCGTGGCGCCGTTCCAGGACAGCCTGTTCGGGTACGTGATCATCGCCAACACCGGGATCGGCATCATCCAGGAGTGGCGGGCCAAGAAGACCCTGGACTCGCTCGCGGTGATCGGCGAGGCGAAGCCGACGGTGCGCAGGGACGGGGTCGCGGGCGAGGTCAGTACGTCGGAGATCGTGCTGGACGACATGATCGAGATCGGGCCCGGGGACAAGATCGTCGTGGACGGCTCGTGCGTCGAGGCCGACGGTCTGGAGATCGACGAGTCACTGCTCACCGGTGAGGCGGACCCGGTGGTCAAGCACGCCGGCGACGAGGTGATGTCCGGCAGCTTCGTGGTCGCGGGCGGCGGCGCGTTCACCGCGACGAAGGTGGGACGGGAGGCGTACGCGGCGCAGCTCGCCGAGGAGGCGTCCCGGTTCACGCTGGTCCACTCCGAGCTGCGCAGCGGTATCTCCACGATCCTCAAGTACGTGACGTGGATGATGATCCCGACCGCGATCGGTCTGGTCATCAGCCAGCTCGTGGTCAAGCAGCACGGCTTCAAGGACTCCATCGCCCGTACGGTCGGCGGGATCGTCCCGATGGTCCCCGAGGGCCTGGTCCTGCTCACCTCCGTCGCCTTCGCGATCGGCGTCATCCGGCTTGGCCGGAAACAGTGCCTCGTGCAGGAACTTCCCGCCATCGAGGGCCTCGCCCGCATCGACACCGTCTGCCTGGACAAGACCGGCACCCTCACCGAGGGCGGCATGGACGTCACCGAGCTGCGGCCGATCCAGGGCGCCGACGAGACGTACATACGCAAGGCCCTCGGGGCGCTCGGCGAGTCCGACCCGCGCCCGAACGCCTCCCTCCAGGCGATCATCAACTCCTACCCGGACAGCGAGGACTGGCGCTGCACCGAGTCGCTGCCGTTCTCCTCGGCCCGCAAGTACAGTGGGGCGTCCTTCAGCGAGGGCAACGGAGAGTCGAGTACGTGGCTGCTCGGCGCCCCCGACGTCCTGCTGCCCGACGACGACCCGGCGCTCGCCGAGACCGCGCGGCTGAACGAGGACGGGCTGCGGGTGCTGCTGCTCGCCAAGGCCTCGAAGGACCTCGACGACCCCAAGGTGACGCAGGGCGCCCGCCCCACCGCCCTGGTGGTCCTGGAGCAGCGGCTGCGCCCGGACGCGGCGGACACCCTGCGCTACTTCGCCGAGCAGGACGTCAAGGCGAAGGTCATCTCCGGCGACAACGCGGTCTCGGTGGGCGCGGTGGCCGGGAAGCTCGGCCTGAGCGGCACTGTCGTGGACGCGCGCCACCTTCCCGACGAGAAGGAGGAGATGGCGAAGTCGCTGGACAAGGGCACGGTGTTCGGACGGGTCACCCCGCAGCAGAAGCGGGACATGGTGGGCGCGCTCCAGTCACGCGGCCACACGGTGGCGATGACGGGCGACGGCGTGAACGACGTGCTCGCCCTGAAGGACGCCGACATCGGCGTGTCCATGGGCTCGGGCTCGGAGGCGACCCGGGCGGTGGCCCAGATCGTGCTGCTCAACAACAGCTTCTCGACGCTGCCCTCGGTGGTCGCGGAGGGCCGCCGGGTCATCGGCAACATCACCCGCGTCGCGACCCTCTTCCTGGTGAAGACGGTCTACTCGGTGCTGCTGGCCATCCTGGTGGTGTGCTGGCGGGTCGAATACCCCTTCCTGCCCCGGCACCTGACCCTGCTGTCCACGCTGACCATCGGCATCCCGGCGTTCTTCCTCGCGCTCGCCCCCAACACGGAGCGGGCGAGACCGCACTTCGTCCAGCGGGTCATGCGGTACTCGATCCCCGGGGGCGTCGTCGCGGCGGTCGCCACCTTCATCACGTACATGGTGGCCCGTCAGCACTACACCGGGCCGGGTGAGTTGGACGCGGAGACCAGCGCCGCCACGCTGACCCTGTTCCTGATCTCGATGTGGGTGCTGGCGATCGTCGCCCGCCCGTACACCTGGTGGCGCGTCGCCCTGGTGGCCTCGATGGGCCTGGCGTTCCTCGTCGTACTGATCGTGCCGTGGCTCCAGCACTTCTTCGCCCTGAAGCTGGTGGGCGTGCAGATGCCGTGGATCGCGGTGGGCATCTCGGTGGTGGCGGCGGCCACCCTGGAGTTCCTGTGGAGATGGGTGGACCGCCGATTCCCGGCGTAA